In Flavobacterium sp. GSB-24, the genomic window AGTCGAAAAATTATCAGAACCATCTACAATAATATCAAATTGTTCGATAATTTTTGAGGCATTTTCAGCAGTTAATTTTTCATTAATAGCAACAGCTTCAATCAACGGATTTAATTTAGAAACTACATCTTTTGCCACAGCTGCTTTGTGCTGGCCAATTTCATTTTCGGTATATAAAATCTGTCTGTGCAGATTATGAATTTCAATAGTGTCAAAATCCATAATTCCGATATAACCAACTCCAGCAGTTGCAATATATTGCAAAATCGGGCAACCCAAACCGCCTGCGCCAATTACTAAAACTTTAGCTTTTTTTAATTTTTCTTGTCCCTCATCACCAATTTCAGGCAGAATAGTTTGCCTGTTGTAACGAAGAAATTCTTGTATTATACTCATTTTTTTTAATTTTAGATTGATGAATAGTAGTGCAAAAAAAATCTGAAATCTAAACTCTAAAATCTGAAATATAACTTCTATCCCAATCTTTCCAAAC contains:
- a CDS encoding HesA/MoeB/ThiF family protein; this encodes MSIIQEFLRYNRQTILPEIGDEGQEKLKKAKVLVIGAGGLGCPILQYIATAGVGYIGIMDFDTIEIHNLHRQILYTENEIGQHKAAVAKDVVSKLNPLIEAVAINEKLTAENASKIIEQFDIIVDGSDNFSTRYLVNDTCVQLKKPLVYGSILRFEGQIAIFNHKESKNLRDLFPEMPDPKDVPNCNLNGVLGTLPGIIGNMMAHETLKLILELPTLKNELIIFNTLNWNFTKLNF